One region of Halomonas huangheensis genomic DNA includes:
- the rsmA gene encoding 16S rRNA (adenine(1518)-N(6)/adenine(1519)-N(6))-dimethyltransferase RsmA has protein sequence MASRPTAHRARKRFGQNFLRDPGIISRIVRAIGARPGDRVVEIGPGQGALTEPLLASTEGSLEVIELDRDLIPGLRVQFFRHENFVIHEGDALKMDYLALRGEGQPLRVVGNLPYNISTPLISHLLRAGDAVQDMHFMLQKEVVDRLAAPPGGSDRGRLSVLAQYFCDVESLFVVPPEAFVPQPKVDSAIVRMTPRASRSLDASDEALLFDVVREAFGQRRKTLRNNLKGRISGEALEALGIDPGRRPQTLTVDEFVIIANAIVVGGEGKA, from the coding sequence ATGGCATCCCGCCCTACGGCGCACCGGGCTCGCAAGCGTTTCGGTCAAAACTTCCTGCGTGACCCAGGTATCATTTCCCGTATTGTCAGAGCTATCGGAGCGCGTCCCGGGGATAGAGTTGTAGAGATCGGACCGGGTCAGGGGGCGCTGACGGAGCCGCTGCTTGCAAGCACCGAGGGTAGTCTGGAGGTCATCGAGCTGGATCGTGATCTGATTCCCGGGTTGCGCGTGCAGTTCTTTCGTCACGAGAACTTCGTGATCCATGAAGGCGATGCGCTGAAGATGGATTACCTCGCACTGCGCGGAGAAGGCCAGCCATTGCGCGTTGTCGGTAACTTGCCCTACAACATCTCCACGCCGTTGATTTCCCATTTACTGCGCGCCGGTGATGCAGTTCAGGACATGCACTTCATGTTGCAGAAGGAAGTGGTCGACCGCCTTGCGGCACCGCCGGGTGGTAGTGATCGTGGGCGCTTGTCGGTACTGGCGCAGTATTTCTGTGATGTGGAGTCGCTGTTTGTGGTGCCGCCAGAGGCTTTTGTGCCCCAGCCGAAGGTTGACTCTGCCATTGTGCGCATGACACCACGTGCCTCACGGAGTCTCGATGCCAGCGATGAAGCCCTGTTGTTTGATGTGGTGCGTGAAGCCTTTGGTCAGCGCCGCAAGACGCTACGCAACAATCTCAAGGGGCGTATTAGCGGTGAGGCGCTGGAGGCATTGGGCATCGATCCCGGCCGCCGTCCTCAAACGCTGACAGTCGATGAATTCGTGATCATTGCCAATGCCATTGTCGTGGGTGGGGAGGGCAAGGCATGA
- the glpE gene encoding thiosulfate sulfurtransferase GlpE, whose amino-acid sequence MTTDSSFSHLDIATLATWLDGERVLTLVDIRDPMSFAQGHIPGSRHLDNDGVGALLEETPRESTMVVVCYHGHSSQQAATWLSAQGYSDVYSLDGGFTEWQHQLPSRVATQS is encoded by the coding sequence ATGACAACTGACAGCTCTTTCTCGCACCTTGATATTGCCACCCTGGCCACCTGGCTGGATGGTGAACGGGTGCTGACACTCGTAGATATTCGCGACCCAATGAGTTTTGCTCAAGGACATATTCCCGGCAGTCGACATCTCGACAATGACGGTGTTGGTGCTCTGCTCGAGGAAACTCCGCGCGAATCCACCATGGTCGTGGTCTGCTACCATGGCCACTCCAGCCAGCAGGCGGCCACCTGGTTGTCGGCTCAGGGCTATAGCGACGTCTACAGCCTGGATGGCGGATTCACCGAATGGCAACATCAATTGCCGTCGCGTGTAGCGACCCAGAGCTGA
- a CDS encoding symmetrical bis(5'-nucleosyl)-tetraphosphatase, whose protein sequence is MATYAIGDLQGCHAEFVELLDRLSFDPRRDQLWLAGDLVNRGPESLACLREVMALGNAAEVVLGNHDLHLLAVARGGARLKRRDTLEDILQAADTNALLDWLQSRSLLVRQGEWLMSHAGIPPQWSIEQAEQRAGEVEAALCSEFSGSFLEQMYGNRPRRFKPKLEGVDRLRAIVNTLTRMRFIDAEGRLDFDAKEGLDCAPAGYAAWFQYPRDDNPLLLFGHWAALAGTTPGSRVRAEALDTGCVWGDSLTALNLDTGQRISVPSHQTVS, encoded by the coding sequence ATGGCGACCTATGCAATTGGTGATCTGCAGGGATGTCATGCCGAGTTTGTCGAACTGCTTGATCGGCTGAGCTTCGATCCGCGCCGCGACCAACTCTGGTTGGCGGGCGATCTGGTCAACCGCGGTCCAGAGTCGTTGGCCTGTCTGCGGGAGGTCATGGCGCTGGGTAACGCCGCCGAGGTAGTGCTCGGCAATCACGACCTTCATCTGCTGGCCGTGGCGCGTGGTGGTGCCAGGCTCAAGCGCCGCGATACCCTTGAGGATATTCTGCAGGCGGCAGACACTAATGCGCTGCTGGACTGGTTGCAGTCGCGCAGCTTGCTGGTTCGTCAGGGAGAGTGGCTGATGAGTCATGCCGGCATCCCTCCACAGTGGTCGATTGAGCAGGCTGAGCAGCGTGCGGGTGAGGTCGAGGCCGCTCTGTGCAGCGAGTTTTCCGGTAGTTTTCTTGAGCAGATGTATGGAAATCGACCACGCCGCTTCAAGCCGAAGCTGGAAGGTGTCGACCGCCTGCGGGCTATCGTCAACACTTTGACGCGAATGCGTTTCATCGACGCCGAAGGGCGCCTCGATTTTGATGCCAAGGAGGGGCTGGACTGCGCTCCAGCGGGCTATGCCGCCTGGTTCCAGTATCCGCGTGATGATAACCCACTACTGCTGTTTGGACATTGGGCGGCCCTGGCAGGGACCACGCCCGGCAGCCGTGTGCGTGCCGAAGCCCTGGATACGGGCTGCGTCTGGGGTGATAGCCTGACAGCGCTGAATCTGGATACCGGACAACGGATCAGCGTCCCGAGTCACCAGACCGTGTCCTGA
- the apaG gene encoding Co2+/Mg2+ efflux protein ApaG yields MSEHSPEPDVRVDVEPSYREEESSPLENRYVFSYTVTVHNHSARNVQLMARHWKITQSSGQVQEVRGKGVVGKQPMIGPGQTFRYTSRAIIDGPVGFMEGGYTCVDTASQRPFEVDIKMFRLATPNQIH; encoded by the coding sequence ATGAGCGAACATTCTCCGGAACCGGATGTGCGCGTTGATGTGGAGCCCAGCTATCGCGAGGAGGAATCCTCGCCGCTTGAGAACCGTTATGTATTCAGCTACACGGTAACGGTCCACAACCACTCTGCACGTAACGTGCAGCTGATGGCGCGCCACTGGAAGATTACCCAGTCCAGCGGTCAGGTTCAGGAAGTGCGTGGCAAAGGGGTTGTAGGCAAGCAGCCGATGATCGGGCCCGGCCAGACCTTTCGTTACACCAGTCGCGCTATCATTGATGGACCTGTGGGATTCATGGAGGGTGGCTATACCTGTGTTGATACTGCTAGCCAGCGCCCTTTTGAGGTCGATATCAAGATGTTTCGGCTGGCCACACCCAACCAGATTCACTGA
- the pdxA gene encoding 4-hydroxythreonine-4-phosphate dehydrogenase PdxA encodes MQAPLVITTGEPAGIGPELVLMLAARQAVDWVAIGDPQMLRDRARQIGLAVELLELSPGDPLPEPCSGRLPVWPVALHAECWPGRVNAANGAYVLELLDLAVAACLDGHASAMVTAPLHKGVIREAGNDHFIGHTEYLRDACGVDEVVMMLATDSALHGQVENQRQALRVALATTHLPLKDVAAAIEACSLERVLRILAADLQRWFAVTAPRIAVCGLNPHAGEDGHLGREEIEIITPVLERLRSEGMELEGPLPADTLFTPRHLEGVDAVLAMYHDQGLPVLKYAGFGRAANITLGLPLIRTSVDHGTALDLAGSGQADPSSLGVAIALAADMVGSR; translated from the coding sequence ATGCAAGCTCCTCTGGTTATCACCACCGGTGAGCCTGCTGGCATCGGGCCGGAGTTGGTACTGATGCTCGCCGCGCGGCAGGCAGTGGATTGGGTTGCCATTGGTGACCCGCAAATGCTGCGTGATCGAGCACGGCAGATTGGACTCGCTGTCGAACTGTTGGAACTCTCTCCTGGCGATCCCTTGCCTGAACCATGCTCGGGGCGGCTGCCAGTATGGCCTGTTGCGCTGCATGCAGAGTGTTGGCCCGGCCGGGTCAACGCCGCCAATGGCGCCTATGTACTTGAACTTCTGGATCTGGCCGTGGCCGCCTGTCTCGATGGGCATGCCAGTGCCATGGTCACTGCACCATTACATAAAGGCGTCATTCGTGAGGCCGGCAACGACCACTTCATCGGGCATACCGAATATCTTCGTGATGCGTGCGGTGTCGATGAGGTGGTCATGATGCTGGCCACCGACAGTGCATTGCATGGGCAAGTCGAAAATCAACGGCAGGCACTTCGTGTCGCGTTGGCTACCACGCATCTTCCACTCAAGGATGTGGCTGCTGCCATTGAAGCTTGCTCTCTTGAGCGCGTGCTGCGAATTCTCGCCGCGGACCTCCAGCGTTGGTTCGCTGTCACTGCTCCGCGTATTGCTGTGTGTGGACTCAATCCGCATGCTGGAGAGGATGGGCACCTCGGGCGCGAAGAAATCGAGATCATCACTCCCGTGCTTGAGCGTCTGCGTAGTGAGGGGATGGAGCTCGAAGGCCCATTGCCCGCCGATACTCTATTCACACCACGACATCTGGAGGGAGTGGATGCGGTATTGGCCATGTATCATGATCAGGGTTTGCCGGTGCTCAAGTACGCCGGTTTTGGTCGTGCGGCCAACATCACCCTGGGACTCCCCTTGATTCGAACCTCAGTGGATCACGGTACAGCGCTGGATCTAGCGGGTTCCGGACAGGCGGACCCGAGTAGCCTTGGCGTGGCCATTGCACTGGCCGCCGACATGGTTGGTAGCCGCTGA
- a CDS encoding SurA N-terminal domain-containing protein, producing the protein MRSRYIATLVLAVCMGLTSLTAAAQDGYRQSLDRIVAVVNDDAIMQSQLDERVTQAQSRLQSQSVDLPPQEQLREQILERMIVEQIELQRAERLNLSVDDTELNQQVRAVADQNNMTVEQFADMLESQGLSLNSVREQIRHEILILKVQQAEVSSRINISEAEVNRFLQQQGAGATRDQARQAIFQQKAGDELEKWMQEIRGEAFVDNRLNEG; encoded by the coding sequence ATGCGTAGCCGATACATTGCTACTCTGGTGCTGGCTGTCTGCATGGGCCTCACTTCTCTGACGGCCGCGGCTCAGGACGGCTATCGCCAGTCATTGGATCGAATCGTTGCCGTGGTCAATGACGATGCGATCATGCAGTCCCAGTTGGATGAGCGCGTGACACAGGCACAATCTCGTCTGCAGTCTCAGAGTGTCGACCTACCGCCACAGGAGCAACTGCGCGAGCAGATTCTCGAGCGCATGATTGTCGAACAGATCGAACTCCAGCGAGCGGAGCGCCTGAATCTGAGTGTCGATGATACCGAACTCAATCAACAGGTACGTGCGGTGGCTGACCAGAACAATATGACGGTAGAGCAATTTGCCGACATGTTGGAAAGTCAGGGCTTGAGTCTGAACTCTGTGCGTGAGCAGATCCGCCACGAAATACTGATCCTCAAGGTGCAGCAGGCCGAGGTATCCAGCCGCATCAATATTTCCGAGGCCGAAGTCAACCGTTTCCTGCAGCAGCAAGGCGCAGGTGCTACGCGCGATCAGGCACGTCAGGCCATTTTTCAACAGAAGGCGGGTGATGAGTTGGAGAAGTGGATGCAGGAAATCCGCGGTGAGGCCTTTGTTGATAATCGTCTGAACGAGGGGTAA